The window CCAGAAATAGCAGCAAAGCTAAAAGAAAACCACTCAGCCTGCTTTAATATATCAAGATAAAAGACAAACTTCCAGGGTTACTTTTCAGCACTTGCACAATCACAAGAAAGTTGCACAATCAGAAGAAAGCAGGAACCTTACTGAGAGAGGACAGGGCCTCCACAATCTCCTCCATCACTTCCCGATGAAGGGCTCTTTGGCCTGGATCCATcagggcccactcctcctccGTGAAATCCACAACCACGTCCTC is drawn from Sceloporus undulatus isolate JIND9_A2432 ecotype Alabama unplaced genomic scaffold, SceUnd_v1.1 scaffold_44160, whole genome shotgun sequence and contains these coding sequences:
- the LOC121918838 gene encoding zinc finger protein 705A-like, which translates into the protein MSSSMRGGRRTESMCTRTSLHPDGFRTASGRLAQVTFEDVVVDFTEEEWALMDPGQRALHREVMEEIVEALSSLSKVPAFF